ttaaatacatattaggAAATGATGAAGAAATTGAGGAAATACACCCTTTTTGCTACTGCTAATAGCGTACgcaataactatttttaagaaaaatcttaTCACTTTTAAATGATCAGAaccaaatcaaattttaatgggttttgaataaagaaagagtcatttaaataagttcACACAGTCGAAACCAATGAGATAAGAAAgcgaaaaacaaaaacagttgATTCAtgcctcctccttttttgaagtcggttaaaaagagAACTGATCATGCAAGAAAAGCCCCATAGatcttatttctttataaagttaataattttttacatacacagtttatataaagtggtaaattattgtatattatacaattggAGTGGTATCGAATCCGCCAGTTGCGTAAAGTGCCTGTCCCAAGAGGTCATGGTACAAGTTACAAACTAGATGTCTAGATATAGTCTAGACTAGAAATAACGGTAtgtgtagtttatttataaattactttaaaacatGATCTTTGAACGAGGTCTCAACCACATGAATCGTCGTGAAATGCCACAAaatttcgtaaataaattgtaatataatttattgatattttataatttaattgcatcgaacaaagtattatttattgcaatttgaAAACTAtagtgtgtgtatgtatgttagaacatattacataaatgaCTTGAAGAATTGTAAGATAATGTTTTAACTACTAAAAGGTTTCTCAagataaaatcaatacaataaaagctTATATCTTGTTCCAATAACTAATTGTAACGTTTATAAACTTACTTAACAAGTCGATTGCAAGTGACCGAGCTGTGGATGAAACTTCCTCACTCTCCTTTctaatgattttgttttttaattcaacttttatccatactaatgttatagaggtgaagagtttgttgGGTTGAACgagctaatctcaagaactactgacccgatttgaaaaattctttcagtgttagatagcctcTTTATCGAggttataggttatatatgtactacgggggAAGTCGggtcggaccgctagtaattaatgtacctcaaatatatcttttttattgtaagcCAAATTTCCTCCCGCAGCTTCGTTATCAGaatgaaagaagaaagaaataaattaattgtcaatacaaaaaacaaacaccgTATGTGCGGTGAACAGAAAACAAAAAGATTTGCTTCTGATCAGGGGGAAAAAATTACAGTTCTGGGGTTTTACCCGCATAGGTTTCCTAAGATTTTCGGAAAAACTTCTCTTTTtcctgtttccttttcttgatgaaattatagtttttaataggTATAAAACACacttatatatcattttgCCATAATGTTGTTTGCTTATTATTATGggttgtattaaattatttgtataatacatttatatctatttttctattacgAAATTTAGCTTCTAAAAGAGATAATAGAATAagattaatgataaaaaatgaagTATACGGACACAAAAGACTAAAAAGGCTTTGTCATGGGGTGAAAGGCGAGCAAGGACTGGCCAATCGGGTGACCATGTTCACACAATAATagaggtatattttttatttttcatttttaaatgaaatattattttattgaagtacTAAGTATTGtatttgcttttgttttaaatctagTTCTGGGGCTTTATCCGCATAGTTCTCATTTCCGTAGAATTTTCTAGATAAAAACTTCCCTTCGTCCTGTCTCAGATATATCTTTGTATccaattttatccaaatctgTACAGTGGTATAGGCAGTAAGAAGAAATGAACAGCGAGTTActttagaattattaatatttgaaggGATAGTTGGGATAGCAGTGATTTTAACACAAACTGTGTCCAACAGGtactaataaactattttgtttttttttatccctcTACAATCCTAAGTCGGAGCACATGGTTAATCGAATGACCTTAGGAAatcgtatttgttattatttaaataaaaaaaatctttaaagatATGACATGCGATAAATATTATCAGTGAGGTTCATATTACAGACATAACCTCTAATAATATTCCCTGAGACAGGGTTAGGATATGTTTCTAAGGTTAGATCAAGGTCTAAGGACggatattatattacagtGCTAATTCCGGATGGTATATACATTACGTTATATACATAGGGGTCTATTTGACCTCctatgtaattatgtatttcaatgTACCGCTAACAAGGAATTTCCGAAAAGTCATAGATCCACaactttattcatattttaaatcattgtgTGTGTCTGTGCTTGTAAAAGTCACGTTATCACATACGACGATTAATTGACTCAGAAAGTTACAGAGATCTTtgactttgtttttaaatggtCAGAACTCGACCACATATAAGTGGAACAAGTGGTCATCAGAATCATACAAATCGGCTTATCCCTCACAAAGTTATAAGGTAACAAACcctaaaacacaattaaactgataacaaataatattataaaataatagcataATGATCGGAACAGAATTATAAACCATACAAAAAAACGTAATAACTAAATCAGTacatagtaaaattttaaagcattcaaatgctttgcttagaaaaaaattgattttcacCTCATGACcgaatttttacatttaaatttgggtcatttaatatgaaactgtaaatgtttttgttgccTCTTGTTTCAATGATATAGACACCCTACAGTATTGAAGGTTCGTGGCCAAGTTGGATAACTGGCGCTAGCTCGAGGCAAAATGTGCAATGCACTTGCAGTTTTTTGCCagttcttattaaaattaccaaaCTTTAAGATGAACTTTTAGATAATGAAGATGTTTATGATTGAATTTCAATATACCCGTAATGAAACTTTTGTAACTCGCTTTTTTAGACttttttaatgacatattGAATACTTAAATGAAAACACCCTACCCAAAGTCTTAAATACTTTCCTTGTCCCTTTTCCCTGCAGACAAAACGGGCATTTGCAGAAGAACTTTTGCAGAAACGGGTGATGTATGGGCTGTGGTGGCTTACCATCGATCCAGAGAGTTTCTGAATCAGAAACTAgctctaatataaaaaaatagcaaaattaaACTCTGTAAAATTCGAGCAATTTACGTTAATATTTGCTAACAGTCTCTACTGTTTTTGCTTCAATAAATACGTACAATTCTAACATATCGCCTTCAATTTACGGATGAACACTCATTCGATTGACCGTTGCAAAACGGGCcaattacaaaatgtatacTTTATCTGATTTAACGGTTTAAATTTACACCTATTCAAGTCGAATTACCCATTTTGCTATGTTAAACGGTGAAGCAATGACGTGTATTTatgaattgaatttgttttcatgCTCATTTTGCAACAAACAAGCGAAAAAAAATTGCTGGAATATAATTGCATTAGTAAGTCACgtagaatcataaaaaaaaaaaaattaaacagacaAATTTACTTCTAAACAATTGAGTTTCTATTTATTGGTAGCATAAGACTGAAGATATTATGACAATATTACGTTTACGTTGTTTCCTTATTtatggaaattaaatttttttttctaaactcCAGATaacaatgattaattataaccTAATAAAGGAACTATGCTTACACAATACAATCTTTGTTATGTACGATATTATATCACATGGAGCAAGATAAGTCCATGAGCGTTCCGGTGTCCGACTCTGTTCCGACTATTGTTTTAACGCGTAATGCACTTTCATTGTATTACTAGCACTTTAGAACAAAATTTCTGGACTGTAACTTAGttcttaacatttttttccttaaaagTTTTCCAGGCCTCCATTATGTTAATCTTTTGAAATTCTATTACAGGGTGAAGGCACATCGCGAGTAAGCAGAAGACCAACCACAACTGATAGAAGTTcaagtaatattaatagagCAGAAGATTATCAACCAACATTCCGACCGAGGGGTATAAGAAGAAGAGAAGAAAGTCCCGAACCAATAACTCCTCGATCAAGAAGTAGAAGTAGATTGCCAGAGAAAGAAAATGTAGTCGCTCAAATCGACGTTACTCAAGCTCAACAATCACGACCAAATGAGCAATTTGAATCAAGAAGATCGAATTCTCGAACAAGAACAAGGCCTACTGAAATCACAGCAACTTCTGAAAAGACATTAAGTCGTGAAAATGTTATTCGGGCCAGATCACGACAAAGTGGACGAAGAAATTCTCCCACTCCACTAAGCCAAACTCAAGCCACTGTTACTTTATCCTCGAGGTCAGTGGATACAAAACAGGACGCATCAAATGTCAAATTAGATGAAATATCTAAACCCATTCCAACTGCTGAAACTATTCCTGCTAATCAGTTTCGAAGGCGGAGTTCAACAGTAAGCACATTAGAAGAGACAAAACCTGCACGATCCCGAGGACGATATGATTCTAGAATAAATACAAGCTCACTTGATTTAGAAGTTTCTGGCACAACAAACACATTTACTGCTACAGCCAAGGAACAGTCTGTATTACGAGAAAATGATTTACGGAATTCAAGGAAGTTGAGGTACAAAACAAGAACATCAGAAACGGATACTAATTTAACTGGAGATGGAATAGTCGCGACGAATGAAGTCATAAAATCTAGTCAAAAAAATGACTTAACTAGTCAAAGAGAAACAAAATCACCTAGTTCATCGACTACTGAAAGAGTTTCTTCATCTACCGGTACTTTAAAATCAATGAAAGTTGTTAGACGGCCAATTTCTCGTGGTACTTCAACTAAATCAGTTGTTGTGAAAAATAAGTCTAAAGTTTCCGATGAGATAAGCGAGGATGACAATTATCCGGAGAGTTTTAAAGCTCTAATACAAGCTAAAAATGCGGTAAGTTTATACAGTTCCTACTGTGTAGGTCACAACTTCTTTTTATCTATAgacaatatttatgtgtttatttaaatgcaaaatcaAAACTAACACTCTTTATCAGGTAATACTAACACATGGTATAAAAGTATACTAAATTTTCATGAACCAATTCTTTTCACTTTCAGACACAACCAAACTCTCCGTCAAGCGAGAGTTTGTCAGTGAAAGCATCACAAGTTTCTAAAACTTACGCTTCACCCACACAATCCATCATCACGGGTCCTGGCACTGACAAAAATTCTCGGGTAATATACACAGAAAAGAAAAACTATTCTACATCGTacatatattacttaaaattcCATTGGATATCTGAGCTCTTGCTAATAAATCCAcccacattttttatattttttaattaccttcATTAACTGTCACGACCGTTACATCGATTGATTAATAGATACTTACATAAACTTACCGGTAGTCAGGCATGGAAGTAAAATAACAATGCATCAAAATCACTTTACCCAAACTGTGGAAAtaatcttcttttttattaattaatgaaattgacTTTTCAGCTTCGCAAAAAAGTGAAATTAGAAGAAAATTCAGATActgatcaaaataaaattggaacaATTGCAACAACAACAATATTAACAACTACAACAAGTACAACGAGTTCTACTACGACAACTTCTACTACCACAGAACAGTCAAAGTCTCGGTCTTCTGCTTACCGTCCACGTGGATCGTATTTAccgagaaataaaaaagtaaatagtaCTCCTTCTGACATCTCCAGTACATCAGCTAGTCCCAGCACAGAAAGACAATACAAATTTAGtcgaaaatttaaaagtgtaaCAAATGCGCCCAATACTGATGTAGTTCTGAAAACAAAACGAGTAGATAATTCTATAACAAAAAAGCCAGTAATCCGTTCATCATTATTTTCGAGAAAAAATGACCCACCGAACAATGCCACAGTAATACCATTAAATGAAAATCGTAAACGCGACCGCGTCCAATCagctaattattttaaagttagaaGAACATTACCAAGCACGTCATATTATTCAAGGCAAAGGAACAATATATCAAGTACCACAGAAACAAATACTGTAGTCGATACTGAGACTGCTATCGCTGATAAAAAGACCGAAAACTCAAATGATCTTCCTTTAATtttcacttatttaaataatccacCAAAATCTACAAACAAGCACAATGAAAGCGAGAAATTTTCACGTGAAAATAGTACTGAAAatgagataataaataaagcggAGGAaagtgaaaacaaaattattgtaaacacTGAAGTAACTACTCAAAAATATCATGCAAACTATAAGGGAGATACTGAACCTAATCAAAAATCGGTGACAAGCGCTACTCCAGCCATTAGAAATATTCAGACTAGAAAGTATGGACGTAAACCTATAAAAACAAGGGATCAAGCTTTGAATTCATCTCCagtgatttttaaaacaaaagaacgAAATGTACGAAAATATAGCGATACATTTTCCAAAACAACTGAGGCTCCAGGAAATAGCGTAAGTTAATtagttgaattattttttccaGAATAATTGAACGTGAACCATTAATTTGGAGGTGTGTACTGTGTACTAGCTTTACATCCAcatgtatgttttaattgttcaTCAGTTTATCCACTAATgacatattcatataaaaagaacATTACCATACATTTTAACTCGACAGCTACAACTCACATTTTTCAGATACAACCAGAACCCgaaaaacctaaaaataagtttagttCCAAATACAGAGCATCTTATTTAGATAAGCCATTTTACAAACCCACTGTTCCCACGGTCACTCCATCTACTGTAAGTAACATTTTCATgacatatttacaattattaatacagattaaactcatttattattaacatactgAATTAACATTTGAATCAAACCGACCAAATCCcctttatgaaatttatgagACATCATTTACTAACTGCATTTATCCTATCTAACAAAATTGCAATAATCATTATGGCATTACAAAGTTTTATGTACGTTGGAGAATATGATCAGTTTTATTTGCAACATAATGANNNNNNNNNNNNNNNNNNNNNNNNNNNNNNNNNNNNNNNNNNNNNNNNNNNNNNNNNNNNNNNNNNNNNNNNNNNNNNNNNNNNNNNNNNNNNNNNNNNNNNNNNNNNNNNNNNNNNNNNNNNNNNNNNNNNNNNNNNNNNNNNNNNNNNNNNNNNNNNNNNNNNNNNNNNNNNNNNNNNNNNNNNNNNNNNNNNNNNNNNNNNNNNNNNNNNNNNNNNNNNNNNNNNNNNNNNNNNNNNNNNNNNNNNNNNNNNNNNNNNNNNNNNNNNNNNNNNNNNNNNNNNNNNNNNNNNNNNNNNNNNNNNNNNNNNNNNNNNNNNNNNNNNNNNNNNNNNNNNNNNNNNNNNNNNNNNNNNNNNNNNNNNNNNNNNNNNNNNNNNNNNNNNNNNNNNNNNNNNNNNNNNNNNNNNNNNNNNNNNNNNNNNNNNNNNNNNNNNNNNNNNNNNNNNNNNNNNNNNNNNNNNNNNNNNNNNNNNNNNNNNNNNNNNNNNNNNNNNNNNNNNNNNNNNNNNNNNNNNNNNNNNNNNNNNNNNNNNNNNNNNNNNNNNNNNNNNNNNNNNNNNNNNNNNNNNNNNNNNNNNNNNNNNNNNNNNNNNNNNNNNNNNNNNNNNNNNNNNNNNNNNNNNNNNNNNNNNNNNNNNNNNNNNNNNNNNNNNNNNNNNNNNNNNNNNNNNNNNNNNNNNNNNNNNNNNNNNNNNNNNNNNNNNNNNNNNNNNNNNNNNNNNNNNNNNNNNNNNNNNNNNNNNNNNNNNNNNNNNNNNNNNNNNNNNNNNNNNNNNNNNNNNNNNNNNNNNNNNNNNNNNNNNNNNNNNNNNNNNNNNNNNNNNNNNNNNNNNNNNNNNNNNNNNNNNNNNNNNNNNNNNNNNNNNNNNNNNNNNNNNNNNNNNNNNNNNNNNNNNNNNNNNNNNNNNNNNNNNNNNNNNNNNNNNNNNNNNNNNNNNNNNNNNNNNNNNNNNNNNNNNNNNNNNNNNNNNNNNNNNNNNNNNNNNNNNNNNNNNNATTGCAATAATCATTATGGCATTACAAAGTTTTATGTACGTTGGAGAATATGATCAGTTTTATTTGCAACATAATGATCATTGcacaaatttttcaaaacctTACTATCACTGTTTAAAcaaagttgaaataaaaaaatatgtaacgaGAAGTTTCTTGTTGCTAAAGGCTGGGCTGAAATTCTTCGTGACTGATGAGTTTACAAAGTCCGTCGATGAGCCGATATTGTACGGGAATGAGTTCTCTGATGTCACAACAGAAATAATGTCAAGAATGAACGTCACATCATCAGCATTATCTCACGAATCATCCTTAGAACTGGTTAATGGAATCATTTAGACTTACCATCGCATCACTATTCACCTTTGCATTTCCCacttttgtataatatgttaattaagcTGTCATAAGgagacaattaaatttttcattgcatttaattaactttgatAGATTGTCtcctaattataatatatttagaataatttaattatatttatgaattgaactgtgtttaaataatcagattgctttaaaattatttaaacacagttttgtttacaaactaataaaaacatgtagaATATCATTACACTAACAAcatgaagaaattaaataaatttcattttaacattttgttttaatgttgtacattcattttatttatgtaatatacattaaataccaAAATTATCTTCAAATATCTTGTTTAGGTAGTCATTtacttaaaagtaataaagagGCTTTGGTCTATGCACATCTTTTCAGTATTCCAGGGTATCTTggtaatctttataaatatcttctttttattatcttgttctttatttctatactTATGGGTGAGAACACCTTTTATTTCAGGAACAGGGAGAAGAAATACAATTAGGGCCCGAATTGAATGCTATAGCTATAACTAAGACACGTCGGCCATTAACTTCGGCCGATTTGAGACTGTCTGAAAGCTTGACGAAACCTTTACAAGTATTAAATGTTGAAGCATCACAACATTCACCATCAGTAACAGTATCCATATTTGATGCTTTAGCTGAAATACTCACGTCAACGCCAAAACCTCGAATCTCTACAACGACCGAAGTTTTACCAAAACAAACTACCGATTCCAATGTAAAGCAAACACTTAATGGCGTGAGTAACAACGTTAATGTAAATAGTGGCACAGGCTTTGCAAGTAAGGAAACGGTAACATCAAAGGATAATTTGAACACAAATGCTATGTTTGTACAAACCACTGAAcagaataaacaaattgtgTTTAACAGTATGCCGGTTGGGGAAAATGTTACACCGTCACTAAAAGCAGAAGACGAAAAAACCATCTCTGTTACCCCACCCCAAACAACTTCCACTCCTCCTCCTACTACTCCTTTGTCTGCCCGTAAACCATTTGCTATCAGAGTTTTATATTCTGAAACTGAAACTCCAATTGACAGAATGACAACTGCTGCATCAACAACAAATGTGCTGTCTACTGACAAACCGACAATGGTATATAATAGCATATCTGAtcttttattatctaataacGGACTAGTTTCTTCTGGACTAACAAGCATGTTATCGAGTAACATTAGAAGCATTATTGAAGGTATGGACGAAGAAAGTAAATCTAGGCTATCTGTAGGTATGACTAATTTGTTAAACACGTTGAATCCTGACGCTTTTAGCAGGGTTCCGATAGTTGATGATAGTTCCCCTCCTAATACTACGCCTTACAGTTTGGAGGATATTAAAGACActgcaaatattaatataataaatgaaccaTCTGACGATACAAATAATGTCCTCCAAAGTGTAgacattgaaaaaattgtaaatagcaCGGAAATGCTTGATAATTCACAAATGGTCAATACTGAGTCTAGCGTGTctgtaaatacaatacaacCCACGGAAATTACCGAAACTACCGTATTTGCATCTGATACAGAGACATCAATTATTGATACTACCATAAGACAAGATTTACAGGTCTCTACTAGTACTATCAAAACTACAGAATTATTTATCTCTGAATCAGGTTCAAGTACAATTACTAACAATGATATTATCCCTGAAAACTCCACCGAGGACCCTGTTAACAATCTTAAATCAGTCCTATCTTCTACCAACTCTCCAAAAGAAGACGTTATTCCTATTGAATTAAACAGTTTGCGAGAAGATTCTCTAGATACTCAATTACAATCACCAGTTTCTTCAATTCAGTTGTCACTAAATGAATCAGATGAAGCTAATGATTTGCAAGATCCAGGACAAGTGTCACAACTACAATTGTGGGTATTGTCAAAAAAAGCTCGCGTTCTCAAAATGATTGAAGATCTATTACGTGAtcataacaatgaaattagTAATCCACCATTCAATAACCTCATTAATCGCAAAAACAGCTCAAGTGCCTTAATGTCTAGTCGCTTGACGGAGATAATGAATACCATGACCTTGACGACTGTTACTTCTGACActgataaaattgaaacaagTTCAACAACATTTCCTAACGATTTCCTTAATCCCACGACTAAATCCATTACCACATCCCCATCAACAGTTCCTTTAGAAACCACTACAACTAACAATGCATTTATAGCAACTACCCTAATCAATGACGATCcattaacaaatacaataaaaactgaTGAATCAACGTTAGAGACTGCTAGCAATGTTGCTGATGCGTTCACTAATGATATATCGATTATGAGTGCTACACTCTCAACTAGCCAAGATGAAACAACGACAGAGGCAGTTAAAGAGaaagaaaatgataatttagAAACTGTGCCTTCAAGCACTACGAGTGATTATGATTTAACAACTAAAATTGAAACGGAAACTACTACAATACTAAGAACAACAACTCTAGATGAGCCAGATAATACGACACCCTCAGGTATAGAAACTGCTACAACTACAGTtacaaatgatattaaatcaaatgacATAATAACAGTCAGCAATCAGCAAAACTTTGCTACACAATCAACCATTCcaaaaaaagattttgttatttttggaaTACTTCCTAATAATACAGTGGTACGTAAAGATCCTAACGATAACCCACTGGAAGCATTAACAGAAGCAAGTCCATATATCATTTACGGCGTACTAccaaataacacaataatacGCAAGTTTCCGAATGGAACTCGAGTGCCACAAATCATGCAAAAAATTGACGTACTACCAATCAGTCCATGGAGTCTAAAAAATCCATACAGCCCCATCCATAACATTCCGGCCATTGTCAGACCACAGTCTAACCCTATCCGAGTTTCCACTAATACTGTGATATCCAAAGACACTTCAAATAACGAAAAGGAAAACCGATTAACCATCGACACTGTAAATAACCTACAAGTAATGGTATTGATTTTATGTTGTTTAGCTTGAACGCTGTGCTTTGGGCTTCACTTTTTTCCTTTTGTATAGAACACATTCACGCGTAGATGGGGTAAGTTGGTGATGGTCTTGTAGTAAGCTGTATGCATGATCCTTGGGAAATAGTAAAGCTTTTAACAACATTGCGAggcataacatattatttcataattgcaGATACCCTCATCGGcacttaatataaaagatagcAGTTCATTGGGTATAACTACCTCCACACAGCCACCTGCTGAAAAAAGCACTGCCTCGCATGTTTTAAGTTTACGCACAACTACAATGCTACCTTCTGTTGATGAGATTCTGCTTAATAGTATATCTTTGGCCACTAAAGAGGAGATGGTCATATCTTCAATGACAAGTTCAACTCCTGAAACAAGAATATTAACACTGGATATCGATCCGgaggtataataataatttacatcaaATCATATTGACATCTTAATCATGCTTTGGtggattaatattttttttaattatattaattatgcatACTCACTAACgaggaaaattaaaaattacgaaaCTGCctttaacactttttttttatttaaaattaaacgtaaCGTGGTTAAAGGTAAGTGGTGAAGGAACtgcatatgtattatttatttgtttcctaTATTTCGTAATCGCGAGTAaaggataatattttttatgaatgcaTTACAGACTAAACAAATCCGAACTGAGAAACCTGATGATGCTAATGGAAACAcagtattcaaatttattccaATAGAAGACGTCACGGTAGCGTCTACACAAGAGTCTAATGTTTTGAAACTGGCTTCACCTAAAATTCCTAAATTAACTACAGTTAATAATCTTCAAACTACAACCATTTTGAGTACAACTGAAATTAATACACAAACACCACAATTACAAATGAATACAGAaagtaacaatgaaataactaCAACAGTACAAACTTCTGTAGGCACGCCATTTGAACTAAGTACTGAAACAGTCAGAGATGAGCCTCCTACGCCTGTATTTATGGATGAACCTCTTGTCACTACTGAAACCCAAGTAACAACATTGGCAGAAACGACACTCGTGTCTTCTGTTACATCGGATGCGCCGGCTACTGCCGAGTTAAGTAACTTTAACCCTACGCCGAGCAGCATTTTATCTGATGGAAGTACAACCGAGACTACAACTGTAACAACCGAAACATCATACATGCCTACGACATTACCAATATCAACATTCCGTGTGCCTACAGCAACCTCAGTAGCTAGTGCAACAAATATAGTGTATCAAATGCAAACTGAACGAAATCCAAAAAATATAGGTGGTTTTGAAAATGCTAAAATTTTGGAAAATCAGCAACAGGAGAACGCAAAACTTTTACAAGCACTTTTATTAGCCATGGGTCAAAAACCAGCTAGCAAAGTGAACTCTAATGCTATCACTAAAGTGCAAACAACAACCGTGCGGTCTATTGAAGAGGATATAAGGCAATTCGAAGAAGATACGAAATTGTTAAAAGCGTTACTGCAAGCTACTGGAAGAGATCCTACATCCCTAAATATACCTTCATTGGGTGATGtcaaatctatactaacaACAACGCCCGCCATTGCAACAACAACTTTTAAAACTTCAACAACTCCTATAACTACAACTCAATCAGTACCACCTACAACACAAGCATCAATAGTCAAATCAACAACATCCTCAATAaacaatgacataaaacaattacaagaAGATACCAAACTATTACAAGCGCTATTGCAAGCTACGAGTAATAGAAATGTCGATAATAATAAGCCTATAATTTCGGGTATAACATCAAATGTGAGAATTGCTTCTAATCCATTAACAACTTCAA
The sequence above is a segment of the Zerene cesonia ecotype Mississippi chromosome 17, Zerene_cesonia_1.1, whole genome shotgun sequence genome. Coding sequences within it:
- the LOC119833245 gene encoding mucin-17-like isoform X11 — its product is MRAGVWWGAIALTLLLVASNAIRTVQGEGTSRVSRRPTTTDRSSSNINRAEDYQPTFRPRGIRRREESPEPITPRSRSRSRLPEKENVVAQIDVTQAQQSRPNEQFESRRSNSRTRTRPTEITATSEKTLSRENVIRARSRQSGRRNSPTPLSQTQATVTLSSRSVDTKQDASNVKLDEISKPIPTAETIPANQFRRRSSTVSTLEETKPARSRGRYDSRINTSSLDLEVSGTTNTFTATAKEQSVLRENDLRNSRKLRYKTRTSETDTNLTGDGIVATNEVIKSSQKNDLTSQRETKSPSSSTTERVSSSTGTLKSMKVVRRPISRGTSTKSVVVKNKSKVSDEISEDDNYPESFKALIQAKNATQPNSPSSESLSVKASQVSKTYASPTQSIITGPGTDKNSRLRKKVKLEENSDTDQNKIGTIATTTILTTTTSTTSSTTTTSTTTEQSKSRSSAYRPRGSYLPRNKKVNSTPSDISSTSASPSTERQYKFSRKFKSVTNAPNTDVVLKTKRVDNSITKKPVIRSSLFSRKNDPPNNATVIPLNENRKRDRVQSANYFKVRRTLPSTSYYSRQRNNISSTTETNTVVDTETAIADKKTENSNDLPLIFTYLNNPPKSTNKHNESEKFSRENSTENEIINKAEESENKIIVNTEVTTQKYHANYKGDTEPNQKSVTSATPAIRNIQTRKYGRKPIKTRDQALNSSPVIFKTKERNVRKYSDTFSKTTEAPGNSIQPEPEKPKNKFSSKYRASYLDKPFYKPTVPTVTPSTEQGEEIQLGPELNAIAITKTRRPLTSADLRLSESLTKPLQVLNVEASQHSPSVTVSIFDALAEILTSTPKPRISTTTEVLPKQTTDSNVKQTLNGIPSSALNIKDSSSLGITTSTQPPAEKSTASHVLSLRTTTMLPSVDEILLNSISLATKEEMVISSMTSSTPETRILTLDIDPETKQIRTEKPDDANGNTVFKFIPIEDVTVASTQESNVLKLASPKIPKLTTVNNLQTTTILSTTEINTQTPQLQMNTESNNEITTTVQTSVGTPFELSTETVRDEPPTPVFMDEPLVTTETQVTTLAETTLVSSVTSDAPATAELSNFNPTPSSILSDGSTTETTTVTTETSYMPTTLPISTFRVPTATSVASATNIVYQMQTERNPKNIGGFENAKILENQQQENAKLLQALLLAMGQKPASKVNSNAITKVQTTTVRSIEEDIRQFEEDTKLLKALLQATGRDPTSLNIPSLGDVKSILTTTPAIATTTFKTSTTPITTTQSVPPTTQASIVKSTTSSINNDIKQLQEDTKLLQALLQATSNRNVDNNKPIISGITSNVRIASNPLTTSMGSNPTTSFNVRPVYTTTRAPFTSTVKSQIVTVSTFQPTTEDIGISTTFQPINKIMSTTTPNSRITITTEIPSSSTYSDEEDLLFLQNLKSVLNTNNKNEDPETALANRVIALAVERSLNEIQQGKSVGTTEVMTTTTPKPTTTTRTTTTRITTTPRQNMLSIEDDIKQFEQDTKLLQALLKATGQDPSKFNIPTLPTVTTTVSVNNPPSVDDDLKLLSNLLASPSPLNEPFDPLTQRPAAIQSNKGIPPTTSIKPQNIKIAVKDDLKNEQDDAKLLQTLIKLQDAQETTTVRSKLAITGHDPDEALKKLIQKTQPAGMMSEATKSSISLSTEYGNSNDALLAALLKEQGFGPTTASSLDEQLRLAALLNQVVVTPKARRTTTPPPPPPAPRRPILDGLAWLWQQWRETGPGPGGSRPSRPASVRQPTPSQATSSRVNWFGSGPFVGNADEGPPANRIPLEPPSAVEQGPGRGQLVSAAINVTRAFSQFLGAAIQGAAQTVQSVFRAGQKAASDMYTNGSGGSG